The following coding sequences are from one Halorubrum sp. BOL3-1 window:
- a CDS encoding homing endonuclease associated repeat-containing protein yields MRTHSDKDLLEEICRVADVADTDGAPTLTQLDEYSNIADTTFMRRFGSWNNAVANAGFEPNAAETEVLTRDLIRGLRQLREELGRIPSGDQMNDHGAYSRSAYVVRFGSWTDALEAAFENTGETDEHISNQELFAELRRVADEYRAPPRFEDVREHGRYRAHAYMKRFGSWAGALGTAGIDPPTRVVSTNDLIDDLHRLRDELDKRPTSSAVVREGKHGLATYQRRFGSWSEAVDVAFDTRDDNTEPPA; encoded by the coding sequence ATGCGCACACACAGCGACAAAGACCTCCTCGAAGAGATTTGTCGTGTTGCTGACGTTGCTGATACCGATGGCGCTCCCACACTCACACAACTCGACGAGTACAGCAACATCGCCGATACGACATTCATGCGCCGATTCGGCTCATGGAACAATGCTGTCGCCAACGCCGGGTTTGAACCGAACGCAGCGGAAACTGAGGTACTAACCAGAGACCTCATCCGAGGACTCCGTCAGCTCCGTGAGGAACTTGGCCGTATCCCGAGCGGCGACCAGATGAACGACCACGGGGCGTACTCGCGATCGGCATACGTCGTACGGTTCGGATCGTGGACCGACGCACTCGAAGCGGCGTTTGAAAACACGGGAGAGACAGACGAACACATCTCCAATCAGGAACTCTTCGCCGAGTTACGTCGCGTCGCCGACGAGTATAGAGCGCCACCACGCTTCGAGGATGTACGGGAGCATGGACGTTACCGGGCGCACGCGTACATGAAGCGATTCGGGTCGTGGGCGGGAGCGCTTGGAACCGCTGGTATTGACCCACCAACACGGGTGGTATCGACCAACGACCTCATTGACGACCTCCATCGGCTCCGTGATGAGCTCGACAAACGACCGACGTCGAGTGCTGTCGTGCGCGAGGGCAAACATGGACTCGCCACCTATCAGCGTCGTTTCGGCTCGTGGAGTGAGGCAGTTGACGTTGCGTTTGACACTCGTGACGACAATACTGAACCTCCAGCGTAG
- a CDS encoding homing endonuclease associated repeat-containing protein — protein MPSYSDEDILDEIRRVADLPTVDGTPSIEAFDKYADISSSTVLRCFGSWNAAIEQAGLDPNTETDKIPRDDLVAELRRLRDELDQIPTADQMDEHGAYAYITYYERFGSWTDALAEVFGEVPDREWKHISDDELIAELQRLAGDDGDPPTTTDISDRGAYSRTAYEYRFGSWRDALEAAGFEPPPPQRVPTEELLAELRRLHDELGGRPTTTIMREHGTYSLQTYYGRFDSWDDALDAAFETVPEDAVDERADNGVGTKAHSDEELLDELRRVADVADSDGAPSISEFDEYSDIADSTIHRRFGSWNAGVERAGFEPRQGGTAISDEELVAELRRLRDEVGHPPTVAEMEAQGAYASATYKNRFRSWTDALTETFDDVTSPVSARESQSAEHLSPGNPGPSPRVSEDDLLADLRALADELGRSPTSKDMREHGSHSTSTYMRRFDSWSDAVEAADLDPPDQNKITDAELIADLHRLRDELGERPTSTDVAREGEYGLATYQRRFGSWGEAAAAAFEETDT, from the coding sequence ATGCCCTCGTACAGCGACGAGGATATTCTTGACGAGATTCGTCGCGTCGCGGATCTCCCCACTGTCGACGGGACACCGAGTATAGAGGCGTTCGACAAGTATGCTGACATCTCATCATCTACCGTACTACGTTGTTTTGGCTCGTGGAACGCCGCGATTGAACAGGCAGGGCTTGACCCGAACACGGAGACCGACAAGATCCCGCGCGACGACCTTGTTGCCGAACTCCGCCGGCTTCGTGACGAACTCGACCAGATCCCCACCGCCGACCAGATGGACGAGCATGGCGCGTACGCCTATATTACGTACTACGAGCGGTTCGGCTCGTGGACGGACGCGCTTGCGGAGGTCTTTGGTGAGGTTCCTGACCGGGAGTGGAAACACATCTCGGACGACGAACTCATTGCCGAGCTCCAGCGGCTCGCCGGTGACGATGGTGACCCGCCGACAACGACGGATATCAGCGATCGCGGTGCGTACTCTCGGACAGCCTATGAGTACCGATTCGGGTCGTGGCGGGACGCACTTGAGGCAGCTGGGTTCGAGCCACCGCCACCACAGCGCGTGCCGACCGAGGAGTTGCTCGCGGAGTTGCGCCGGCTTCACGATGAACTCGGGGGGAGACCAACAACGACAATCATGCGCGAACACGGCACGTATTCGCTCCAGACGTACTACGGCCGGTTTGACTCGTGGGACGACGCGCTCGACGCGGCGTTCGAGACCGTTCCAGAAGATGCTGTCGACGAGAGGGCCGACAACGGGGTTGGAACAAAGGCACACTCAGACGAAGAGCTCCTCGATGAACTTCGTCGCGTCGCCGACGTCGCCGACAGCGATGGCGCGCCGTCGATTTCGGAGTTTGACGAGTACAGCGACATCGCAGACAGCACGATCCACCGGCGCTTCGGGTCGTGGAACGCGGGTGTCGAACGGGCAGGCTTCGAGCCGCGTCAGGGTGGGACCGCGATTTCGGACGAGGAATTAGTTGCTGAACTCCGGCGGCTCCGCGACGAGGTTGGGCATCCACCAACAGTCGCGGAGATGGAAGCGCAGGGCGCGTACGCGTCGGCGACGTACAAGAATCGCTTTAGATCATGGACAGACGCGCTCACCGAGACCTTCGACGATGTGACCTCGCCGGTCAGCGCTCGGGAGTCACAAAGCGCTGAACACTTGTCACCAGGCAATCCCGGCCCCAGTCCGCGTGTGTCTGAGGATGATCTCCTCGCTGACCTCCGGGCGCTCGCTGACGAGCTCGGTCGCTCGCCCACCTCGAAAGACATGCGCGAACACGGGTCCCACAGCACGAGCACGTACATGCGACGCTTTGATTCGTGGAGTGACGCGGTGGAGGCGGCCGACCTCGACCCGCCAGATCAAAACAAGATTACCGATGCCGAACTCATCGCCGATCTCCATCGGTTACGTGACGAACTCGGTGAGCGACCGACCTCAACGGATGTCGCTCGCGAGGGCGAGTACGGACTCGCCACGTATCAGCGCCGCTTCGGCTCATGGGGCGAGGCGGCTGCCGCGGCGTTTGAGGAGACAGACACGTAA
- a CDS encoding TetR/AcrR family transcriptional regulator, which yields MTRFSDEDRERIRGELIEAGRELFTRHGFERTRIKDVTEAVEIGTSTFYQFYDSKEMLYVAVLKQERDRLIDRVDAAVVNAETPREEVRTMLETLFDEVRSDPLISRMIVDNEFQTLLNQLSESERESLAAEPPGEPLGYADRWVQLPSFRFDDPDLVRDAITSLIFTTRSQELMRDPETAMEPQRVDQALIDTIVEGLFVNDTSTENAGEATSITH from the coding sequence ATGACTCGGTTCAGCGACGAGGACCGCGAGCGGATCCGTGGAGAGTTGATCGAGGCGGGCCGTGAGTTGTTTACCAGACACGGCTTCGAGCGGACGCGGATCAAGGACGTGACCGAAGCCGTAGAAATCGGAACGAGTACGTTCTACCAGTTTTACGACTCGAAAGAGATGCTGTACGTGGCCGTGTTGAAGCAAGAACGCGATCGGCTCATCGATCGCGTTGATGCCGCAGTCGTGAACGCGGAGACACCACGTGAAGAGGTTCGAACGATGCTCGAAACGCTATTCGACGAGGTGCGATCCGACCCGCTTATTTCTCGGATGATTGTCGATAATGAGTTCCAAACACTGCTCAACCAGCTCTCTGAGTCCGAACGGGAGTCGCTGGCGGCTGAACCCCCGGGTGAGCCGCTCGGGTATGCCGACCGGTGGGTTCAGCTACCGTCGTTCCGGTTTGATGACCCCGATCTCGTTCGAGATGCGATCACGTCACTGATCTTCACGACGCGTTCACAGGAGTTGATGCGCGATCCTGAGACTGCCATGGAGCCTCAGCGCGTCGATCAAGCGCTGATCGACACGATCGTTGAGGGGTTGTTCGTCAACGACACGAGTACCGAGAACGCTGGCGAGGCGACGTCAATCACCCATTGA